The Numenius arquata chromosome 7, bNumArq3.hap1.1, whole genome shotgun sequence genome has a window encoding:
- the SRSF7 gene encoding serine/arginine-rich splicing factor 7 isoform X4 codes for MSRYGRYGGETKVYVGNLGTGAGKGELERAFSYYGPLRTVWIARNPPGFAFVEFEDPRDAEDAVRGLDGKVICGSRVRVEVSTGMPRRSRYDRPPARRPFDPNDRCYECGEKGHYAYDCHRYSRRRRSRSRSRSRSRSRGRRYSRSRSRSRGRRSRSASYRRSRSVSPRRSRSVSPRRSRSGSLKRSRYFRSRSRSRSRSRSVTWPRSSRSPSGSPQRSASPERMD; via the exons ATGTCGCGTTACGGCCGCTATGGAGGCG AGACCAAGGTGTACGTGGGGAACCTGGGCACGGGCGCGGGCAAGGGCGAGCTGGAGAGAGCCTTCAGCTACTATGGGCCCCTGAGAACTGTGTGGATCGCGAGGAACCCGCCGGGGTTTGCCTTCGTGGAGTTTGAAGACCCGAGGGATGCTGAGGATGCTGTCCGCGGACTTGATGGGAA GGTGATATGTGGCTCCAGAGTGAGAGTGGAAGTGTCAACAGGGATGCCTCGTCGCTCTCGTTATGACAGGCCTCCTGCACGTCGCCCCTTTGACCCTAACGACAGATGCTATGAGTGTGGTGAGAAAGGCCACTATGCTTATGATTGTCACCGCTATAGTCGCCGAAGGAGGAGCAG GTCGCGGTCTAGATCCCGTTCAAGGTCCCGTGGAAGAAGGTATTCTCGGTCACGCAGTCGGAGTCGTGGTAGGAG GTCCAGATCTGCTTCCTATCGTAGGTCCCGGTCCGTTTCTCCTCGTAGGTCTAGATCTGTTTCTCCCCGCCGGTCCCGATCAGGTTCCTTGAAGAGGTCGAGG tatttcaggtcTAGATCGAGATCCAGATCTAGATCCCGATCTGTTACGTGGCCCCGAAGCAG
- the SRSF7 gene encoding serine/arginine-rich splicing factor 7 isoform X3 produces MSRYGRYGGETKVYVGNLGTGAGKGELERAFSYYGPLRTVWIARNPPGFAFVEFEDPRDAEDAVRGLDGKVICGSRVRVEVSTGMPRRSRYDRPPARRPFDPNDRCYECGEKGHYAYDCHRYSRRRRSRSRSRSRSRSRGRRYSRSRSRSRGRRSRSASYRRSRSVSPRRSRSVSPRRSRSGSLKRSRSRSRSRSRSRSVTWPRSSRSKSRSPSPKRSRSPSGSPQRSASPERMD; encoded by the exons ATGTCGCGTTACGGCCGCTATGGAGGCG AGACCAAGGTGTACGTGGGGAACCTGGGCACGGGCGCGGGCAAGGGCGAGCTGGAGAGAGCCTTCAGCTACTATGGGCCCCTGAGAACTGTGTGGATCGCGAGGAACCCGCCGGGGTTTGCCTTCGTGGAGTTTGAAGACCCGAGGGATGCTGAGGATGCTGTCCGCGGACTTGATGGGAA GGTGATATGTGGCTCCAGAGTGAGAGTGGAAGTGTCAACAGGGATGCCTCGTCGCTCTCGTTATGACAGGCCTCCTGCACGTCGCCCCTTTGACCCTAACGACAGATGCTATGAGTGTGGTGAGAAAGGCCACTATGCTTATGATTGTCACCGCTATAGTCGCCGAAGGAGGAGCAG GTCGCGGTCTAGATCCCGTTCAAGGTCCCGTGGAAGAAGGTATTCTCGGTCACGCAGTCGGAGTCGTGGTAGGAG GTCCAGATCTGCTTCCTATCGTAGGTCCCGGTCCGTTTCTCCTCGTAGGTCTAGATCTGTTTCTCCCCGCCGGTCCCGATCAGGTTCCTTGAAGAGGTCGAG gtcTAGATCGAGATCCAGATCTAGATCCCGATCTGTTACGTGGCCCCGAAGCAG TCGGTCAAAGTCCCGATCACCATCTCCAAAGAGAAG
- the SRSF7 gene encoding serine/arginine-rich splicing factor 7 isoform X2 — MSRYGRYGGETKVYVGNLGTGAGKGELERAFSYYGPLRTVWIARNPPGFAFVEFEDPRDAEDAVRGLDGKVICGSRVRVEVSTGMPRRSRYDRPPARRPFDPNDRCYECGEKGHYAYDCHRYSRRRRSRSRSRSRSRSRGRRYSRSRSRSRGRRSRSASYRRSRSVSPRRSRSVSPRRSRSGSLKRSRYFRSRSRSRSRSRSVTWPRSSRSKSRSPSPKRSRSPSGSPQRSASPERMD, encoded by the exons ATGTCGCGTTACGGCCGCTATGGAGGCG AGACCAAGGTGTACGTGGGGAACCTGGGCACGGGCGCGGGCAAGGGCGAGCTGGAGAGAGCCTTCAGCTACTATGGGCCCCTGAGAACTGTGTGGATCGCGAGGAACCCGCCGGGGTTTGCCTTCGTGGAGTTTGAAGACCCGAGGGATGCTGAGGATGCTGTCCGCGGACTTGATGGGAA GGTGATATGTGGCTCCAGAGTGAGAGTGGAAGTGTCAACAGGGATGCCTCGTCGCTCTCGTTATGACAGGCCTCCTGCACGTCGCCCCTTTGACCCTAACGACAGATGCTATGAGTGTGGTGAGAAAGGCCACTATGCTTATGATTGTCACCGCTATAGTCGCCGAAGGAGGAGCAG GTCGCGGTCTAGATCCCGTTCAAGGTCCCGTGGAAGAAGGTATTCTCGGTCACGCAGTCGGAGTCGTGGTAGGAG GTCCAGATCTGCTTCCTATCGTAGGTCCCGGTCCGTTTCTCCTCGTAGGTCTAGATCTGTTTCTCCCCGCCGGTCCCGATCAGGTTCCTTGAAGAGGTCGAGG tatttcaggtcTAGATCGAGATCCAGATCTAGATCCCGATCTGTTACGTGGCCCCGAAGCAG TCGGTCAAAGTCCCGATCACCATCTCCAAAGAGAAG
- the SRSF7 gene encoding serine/arginine-rich splicing factor 7 isoform X1, producing MSRYGRYGGETKVYVGNLGTGAGKGELERAFSYYGPLRTVWIARNPPGFAFVEFEDPRDAEDAVRGLDGKVICGSRVRVEVSTGMPRRSRYDRPPARRPFDPNDRCYECGEKGHYAYDCHRYSRRRRSRSRSRSRSRSRGRRYSRSRSRSRGRRSRSASYRRSRSVSPRRSRSVSPRRSRSGSLKRSRSRSRSRSRSRSVTWPRSRSRSHGRSKSGSPAKSRSKSRSPSPKRSRSPSGSPQRSASPERMD from the exons ATGTCGCGTTACGGCCGCTATGGAGGCG AGACCAAGGTGTACGTGGGGAACCTGGGCACGGGCGCGGGCAAGGGCGAGCTGGAGAGAGCCTTCAGCTACTATGGGCCCCTGAGAACTGTGTGGATCGCGAGGAACCCGCCGGGGTTTGCCTTCGTGGAGTTTGAAGACCCGAGGGATGCTGAGGATGCTGTCCGCGGACTTGATGGGAA GGTGATATGTGGCTCCAGAGTGAGAGTGGAAGTGTCAACAGGGATGCCTCGTCGCTCTCGTTATGACAGGCCTCCTGCACGTCGCCCCTTTGACCCTAACGACAGATGCTATGAGTGTGGTGAGAAAGGCCACTATGCTTATGATTGTCACCGCTATAGTCGCCGAAGGAGGAGCAG GTCGCGGTCTAGATCCCGTTCAAGGTCCCGTGGAAGAAGGTATTCTCGGTCACGCAGTCGGAGTCGTGGTAGGAG GTCCAGATCTGCTTCCTATCGTAGGTCCCGGTCCGTTTCTCCTCGTAGGTCTAGATCTGTTTCTCCCCGCCGGTCCCGATCAGGTTCCTTGAAGAGGTCGAG gtcTAGATCGAGATCCAGATCTAGATCCCGATCTGTTACGTGGCCCCGAAGCAG GTCTAGGTCCCATGGCAGATCAAAATCTGGCTCGCCGGCTAAGAG TCGGTCAAAGTCCCGATCACCATCTCCAAAGAGAAG